One window of Triticum dicoccoides isolate Atlit2015 ecotype Zavitan chromosome 5A, WEW_v2.0, whole genome shotgun sequence genomic DNA carries:
- the LOC119303954 gene encoding PIN2/TERF1-interacting telomerase inhibitor 1-like — translation MAAPEAPTCYVGVARQSAAFRLMKQMGWEEGEGLGKDKQGIKGHVRVKQKQDTLGVGVDNPQNKWAYDTTQFDDILKKLKVQSTTPAKEIEDVSSSPDSTPKKDKPAKDEVAKVTRPQGRYKKRERGKSVRGYSAVDLEGILVRKKENDCEVDQEVQPSCMEEPDITIGQGAVSQAEDVNWWGHKFGYVSGGFLGAKSRKNKKDNSNVRQMFGEDDQENLYNLVQDKATSGKQGLGIKDLPMKVGGQRWKGNKTSLGDSDEENSTQSELSEVEEDEDEEGSASDAKVNEVHVKTVKEVCVDAKPKTKFKKLCKKILRQAPSQSMKLKELKEAVEEHSTILSDFSCRREALSFLKRKLQGSKKFNLEGKRVHLVS, via the exons ATGGCCGCGCCGGAGGCACCCACGTGCTACGTCGGGGTCGCGCGCCAGTCCGCCGCCTTCCGCCTCATGAAGCAAATG GGATGGGAAGAAGGTGAAGGCCTCGGGAAAGACAAGCAGGGTATAAAGGGGCATGTCAGAGTGAAACAAAAGCAGGACACACTAG GTGTTGGTGTGGACAATCCTCAGAACAAATGGGCGTATGATACCACCCAGTTCGATGATATACTAAAGAAACTGAAAGTG CAATCTACTACTCCTGCTAAAG AAATTGAGGATGTAAGCAGTTCACCTGACAGTACACCCAAGAAAGAtaaacctgcaaaagatgaagtcgCTAAAGTTACCCGGCCTCAAGGAAG ATATAAGAAAAGGGAGAGGGGGAAAAGTGTGAGGGGTTATTCAGCAGTTGATCTTGAAGGCATACTT GTTCGGAAGAAGGAAAATGATTGCGAGGTGGATCAGGAAGTTCAACCATCATGTATGGAAGAGCCTGATATCACCATCGGCCAGGGTGCAG TATCCCAAGCTGAAGATGTGAACTGGTGGGGGCACAAGTTTGGATATGTATCAGGAGGCTTTTTAGGAGCAAAATCTCGCAAGAATAAAAAAGATAATTCTAATGTCCGTCAGATGTTTGGGGAAGATGATCAAGAAAATCTGTACAACCTTGTTCAG GACAAAGCTACATCTGGAAAGCAGGGTCTTGGCATCAAGGACCTGCCGATGAAAGTTGGTGGCCAGCGTTGGAAGGGGAACAAAACCTCTCTTGGTGATAGTGACGAggaaaactcaacccagtctgaatTATCAGAagtggaagaagatgaagacgagGAAGGATCTGCCAGTGATGCTAAAGTAAATGAAGTACATGTGAAAACCGTAAAAGAAGTTTGCGTGGATGCTAAACCTAAAACCAAGTTCAAGAAGCTTTGCAAAAAAATTCTTCGTCAG GCTCCATCTCAGTCCATGAAATTGAAGGAGCTCAAGGAAGCTGTTGAAGAACACTCAACTATTTTGTCCGACTTCTCCTGTAGACGTGAAGCTCTTTCATTCTTGAAGAGGAAG CTCCAGGGAAGCAAGAAATTCAATCTGGAGGGCAAAAGGGTTCATCTTGTATCATGA